A genomic stretch from Rhodobacterales bacterium HKCCA1288 includes:
- a CDS encoding sugar ABC transporter permease codes for MATQHSRSAARVMMAPAVILLLGWMLVPLTMTLWFSFRQYLPLRGGDQGFIGFENYIRFISSSSFWPAVQTTLVIVLGVLAITVILGIFLAMLLDQPIWGQGVVRIMVIAPFFVMPTVSALVWKNIFMDPVNGLFAHLWRAFGAEPVVWLSDVPITSLIMIVSWQWLPFATLILLTAIQSLDGEQLEAAEMDGAGPVARFFNLVLPHLARAITIVILIQTIFLLSIFAEIFVTTGGAFGTRTLTYLIFQRVLESQNVGLGSAGGVYAIILANIVAVFLMRIVGKNLDA; via the coding sequence ATGGCCACCCAACATTCACGATCCGCTGCGCGTGTGATGATGGCCCCTGCCGTGATCTTGCTGCTTGGTTGGATGCTTGTTCCGTTGACCATGACCTTGTGGTTTTCGTTTCGGCAATATCTGCCGCTGCGCGGTGGCGACCAAGGCTTTATCGGGTTTGAGAATTACATCCGCTTTATCAGCTCAAGTTCGTTTTGGCCTGCGGTTCAAACCACCCTTGTGATCGTGCTCGGGGTTTTGGCCATCACTGTTATCCTTGGCATATTCCTCGCCATGCTGTTGGATCAGCCCATTTGGGGGCAGGGTGTCGTGCGGATCATGGTCATCGCGCCCTTTTTCGTTATGCCCACTGTATCGGCTTTGGTGTGGAAGAATATCTTTATGGATCCCGTCAATGGCCTGTTTGCGCATTTGTGGCGCGCCTTTGGGGCCGAACCTGTTGTGTGGTTGTCGGATGTGCCGATTACATCGTTGATCATGATTGTCTCGTGGCAATGGCTGCCTTTTGCCACGCTGATTTTACTAACCGCGATCCAATCTTTGGATGGTGAGCAACTAGAGGCCGCCGAAATGGATGGCGCAGGCCCTGTTGCACGGTTTTTCAATCTGGTGCTGCCGCATTTGGCGCGGGCGATCACGATTGTGATCTTAATCCAGACGATTTTCTTACTGTCTATTTTCGCCGAAATTTTTGTGACCACGGGCGGGGCCTTTGGCACGCGGACGCTGACCTACCTGATCTTCCAACGCGTGTTGGAAAGCCAGAATGTGGGTCTGGGGTCTGCGGGCGGGGTCTACGCCATCATCCTTGCCAATATTGTTGCCGTCTTCTTGATGCGCATCGTTGGCAAGAATTTGGACGCGTGA
- a CDS encoding sugar ABC transporter substrate-binding protein yields MTMKRSLLAATALSVLTAGAAMAQTITIATVNNGDMIRMQGYTDTFTEQTGINVEWVTLEENVLRQRVTTDITTNGGQFDIMTIGMYEAPIWGSNDWLVPLDDLSAEYDVADLLPAMAGGLSHDGTLYAAPFYGESSMVMYRTDLMEAAGLEMPEAPTWAFIREAAAAMTDRANDINGICLRGKAGWGEGGAFITAMSNSFGARWFDMDWNAQFDTQPWRDTLEFFVGMMNESGPAGYATNGFNENLSLFQQGKCGMWIDATVAASFVTNPNDSTVADHVGFALAPDNGLGKRSNWLWAWALAIPAGTQQADAAKQFIEWATSKEYIELVAANEGWANVPPGARTSLYENPNYADVPFADMTLRSILSADPNDSTVEPSPYVGIQFAAIPEFAGIASEVSQEFSAVYAGQQSIDEALEKAQAITNEAMEAAGYR; encoded by the coding sequence ATGACTATGAAACGCTCGTTGCTTGCAGCGACAGCTTTGTCTGTGCTGACTGCTGGCGCTGCGATGGCGCAGACCATCACAATCGCAACCGTAAACAATGGCGATATGATCCGTATGCAGGGCTATACGGATACATTCACAGAACAAACTGGTATCAATGTTGAGTGGGTGACCCTTGAGGAAAACGTGCTGCGTCAGCGCGTGACCACCGACATCACCACAAATGGTGGCCAGTTCGACATCATGACCATCGGCATGTATGAGGCGCCGATCTGGGGTTCTAATGACTGGCTTGTGCCTTTGGACGACCTCAGCGCCGAGTACGATGTGGCTGACCTTCTGCCCGCAATGGCAGGCGGTTTGAGCCATGATGGCACGCTTTACGCGGCACCTTTCTACGGCGAAAGCTCGATGGTGATGTATCGCACAGACCTGATGGAAGCAGCGGGTCTGGAAATGCCAGAAGCGCCAACTTGGGCCTTCATCCGCGAAGCGGCGGCAGCGATGACAGATCGCGCAAATGACATCAACGGCATCTGTCTGCGTGGTAAGGCAGGCTGGGGTGAAGGCGGCGCTTTCATCACTGCAATGTCCAACTCGTTTGGCGCACGTTGGTTCGACATGGACTGGAACGCACAGTTCGACACACAGCCATGGCGTGACACGTTGGAATTCTTTGTTGGCATGATGAATGAATCGGGCCCTGCGGGCTATGCCACCAACGGCTTCAACGAGAACCTGTCGCTGTTCCAGCAGGGCAAGTGCGGTATGTGGATTGACGCGACTGTTGCGGCATCCTTCGTCACCAACCCCAATGACTCGACTGTTGCAGATCACGTAGGTTTTGCCCTGGCACCTGATAATGGCCTTGGCAAGCGTTCCAACTGGCTCTGGGCTTGGGCCTTGGCTATCCCTGCGGGCACACAGCAAGCAGATGCAGCCAAGCAGTTCATCGAATGGGCGACTTCCAAAGAATATATCGAATTGGTTGCCGCCAATGAAGGTTGGGCAAACGTGCCTCCAGGCGCGCGCACCTCGCTCTATGAGAACCCCAACTACGCAGACGTTCCATTTGCAGACATGACACTTCGTTCGATCTTGTCCGCAGACCCGAACGACTCGACCGTAGAGCCAAGCCCCTATGTCGGCATTCAGTTCGCAGCGATCCCAGAATTTGCGGGCATCGCATCTGAAGTGAGCCAAGAATTCTCGGCAGTTTATGCAGGCCAGCAGTCGATTGATGAGGCTTTGGAAAAAGCACAAGCCATCACCAATGAAGCAATGGAAGCAGCGGGCTATCGCTAA
- a CDS encoding mannitol dehydrogenase family protein, translating to MRDVPMIALSQDNLSSLPSKIARPSYDRSALSAGIVHIGLGNFHRAHQSWYLHRLMEQGLAHDWAIIGAGVRPYDDVQRQKMLAQDCLTTLIKLDPEGVSAEVVGSMIDYIPVVEGNGPLIARMAEADIRIVALTVTEGGYYIDPVTLGFDAAHPDIVHDVAYPDQPRTAFGAIVAALRLRRAKGQGPITLQSCDNLQGNGAVLRQTIVSLARLMDADLADWINTACSFPNSMVDCIVPATGPNELALVEEFGLHDQVPVTHEAFRQWVIEDDFCAGRPDWDLAGATFSDHVHAFEAMKIRILNGGHQVLANAGEVLSLATISAAMGDADVAPFFAKVVREEIAPHVQPVPDMTPADYVTLIERRFGNEMIVDTTRRVAFDGSSRHPGFVLPSLRDGLEKGSSISGLALVEAAWARMCAATREDGTVIEANDPNWSDLHQTALVAKSDPMAWLSMSRIYGDLADDPRFATAFCDWLTLIWSQGLRAALRAYVAAD from the coding sequence ATGCGAGACGTGCCGATGATTGCCCTTAGCCAAGATAACCTTTCAAGCCTGCCTTCAAAGATTGCGCGGCCCAGTTATGATCGAAGTGCGCTTTCGGCGGGAATTGTTCATATTGGTCTTGGGAATTTCCACCGCGCGCACCAATCGTGGTATTTGCATCGCCTGATGGAGCAGGGTCTGGCGCATGATTGGGCGATTATCGGTGCAGGCGTGCGCCCTTACGATGACGTGCAGCGTCAAAAAATGCTGGCACAAGATTGCCTGACGACATTGATCAAGCTTGATCCCGAAGGTGTCTCTGCCGAAGTGGTCGGGTCGATGATTGATTACATCCCTGTGGTTGAGGGTAACGGCCCGCTGATCGCGCGCATGGCTGAGGCGGATATTCGGATTGTCGCCCTAACTGTGACCGAAGGTGGCTATTATATCGACCCTGTTACGCTCGGGTTTGATGCGGCGCATCCTGATATTGTGCATGATGTGGCCTATCCTGACCAGCCGCGCACGGCCTTTGGCGCGATTGTTGCGGCCTTGCGTCTGCGCCGTGCCAAGGGGCAGGGGCCAATCACGTTGCAATCTTGCGATAACCTACAGGGCAATGGCGCGGTTCTGCGTCAGACGATTGTGTCGCTTGCGCGTCTGATGGATGCTGATTTGGCCGATTGGATCAACACCGCCTGCAGCTTTCCCAATTCGATGGTGGATTGCATCGTCCCTGCGACAGGGCCGAATGAATTGGCCTTGGTCGAGGAGTTTGGACTGCATGATCAAGTGCCCGTCACCCACGAGGCCTTTCGCCAATGGGTGATCGAAGATGATTTTTGTGCGGGCCGCCCCGATTGGGATTTGGCCGGTGCGACCTTCTCGGATCACGTTCACGCGTTCGAGGCGATGAAAATTCGCATTCTAAACGGCGGACATCAGGTGTTGGCCAATGCAGGTGAGGTTCTGTCACTTGCCACAATCTCTGCTGCGATGGGGGATGCGGATGTTGCGCCCTTTTTTGCAAAAGTGGTGCGCGAGGAAATCGCGCCCCATGTGCAGCCCGTGCCAGATATGACCCCCGCCGATTATGTGACGCTGATTGAACGGCGCTTTGGAAATGAGATGATTGTCGACACAACGCGCCGCGTGGCGTTTGATGGCTCGTCCCGTCATCCAGGTTTTGTGCTGCCTTCGTTGCGCGATGGTTTGGAAAAGGGCAGCTCAATTTCAGGGCTCGCTTTGGTCGAGGCCGCATGGGCGCGCATGTGTGCCGCTACCCGCGAAGATGGAACAGTGATTGAAGCGAATGACCCTAATTGGTCTGATTTGCATCAGACGGCGCTTGTCGCAAAATCTGATCCAATGGCATGGCTTTCTATGTCGCGGATCTATGGTGATCTGGCCGATGATCCGCGCTTTGCGACAGCCTTTTGCGATTGGTTGACTTTGATTTGGTCGCAAGGGTTGCGCGCTGCTTTGCGCGCCTATGTGGCGGCGGATTAA
- a CDS encoding L-iditol 2-dehydrogenase: protein MTRLLGKKALITGAARGIGYAFAQRYIAEGAEVAIGDINITRAGEAAAALGPKACAVEMDVTDQASIEAAVDQVESNLGGIDILINNAALFTAAPIVEITRADFDKVFAINVAGVLFTMQAVAKKMIARGQGGKIINMASQAGRRGEALVGVYCASKAAVISLTQSAGLNLISHGINVNAIAPGVVDGEHWDGVDAFFAKYEGKPLGQKKREVGEAVPFGRMGQAEDLTGMAVFLASADADYIVAQTYNVDGGNWMS from the coding sequence ATGACACGGCTTCTTGGGAAAAAGGCGCTGATCACGGGGGCTGCGCGCGGCATCGGATACGCGTTTGCGCAGCGCTACATTGCAGAAGGCGCAGAGGTTGCGATTGGCGACATTAACATCACCCGCGCCGGCGAGGCGGCAGCGGCGCTTGGCCCCAAGGCGTGCGCGGTTGAAATGGATGTGACAGACCAAGCCAGTATCGAAGCAGCCGTGGATCAGGTTGAATCCAATCTTGGTGGCATTGATATCTTGATCAACAATGCAGCGCTTTTCACCGCTGCCCCCATTGTCGAAATCACGCGCGCCGATTTTGACAAGGTCTTTGCGATCAACGTGGCGGGCGTTCTGTTTACCATGCAGGCTGTCGCCAAGAAAATGATTGCCCGCGGGCAGGGGGGCAAGATTATCAATATGGCCAGCCAAGCAGGGCGGCGCGGTGAGGCCTTGGTGGGAGTCTACTGTGCTTCTAAGGCGGCTGTGATCAGTCTGACCCAATCCGCAGGGCTGAACCTCATTTCCCATGGGATCAATGTGAATGCGATCGCGCCTGGTGTGGTGGATGGCGAGCATTGGGACGGGGTGGATGCGTTTTTTGCAAAATATGAGGGCAAGCCCCTTGGCCAGAAAAAGCGCGAAGTCGGCGAAGCCGTGCCTTTCGGGCGCATGGGGCAAGCTGAAGATTTAACAGGCATGGCCGTGTTTCTGGCAAGCGCGGATGCCGATTACATCGTGGCCCAGACATATAATGTCGATGGCGGGAATTGGATGAGCTGA
- a CDS encoding carbohydrate ABC transporter permease, which translates to MARAVTPNRKLINTLVAWTIGFLIFFPILWTILTSFKTEAQAINDPPLFLFFDWTLENYGVVQERSDYTRYLWNSIIIAFGSTALGLLVAIPAAWAMAFVPSKRTKDILLWMLSTKMLPAVGVLYPIYLLFIELGLLDSRFGLVVVMMLINLPIIVWMLYTYFKEIPSEILEAARMDGATLREEILYVLTPMAIPGIASTILLNVILAWNEAFWTLNLTAANAAPLTAFIASYSSPEGLFYAKLSAASTMAIAPILVMGWFSQKQLVRGLTFGAVK; encoded by the coding sequence ATGGCCCGCGCAGTCACCCCAAACCGTAAGCTCATCAATACTTTGGTTGCATGGACGATTGGCTTTTTGATCTTCTTCCCGATTTTGTGGACGATCCTGACAAGCTTCAAAACCGAGGCGCAAGCGATCAATGACCCGCCTTTATTCTTGTTCTTTGACTGGACGCTAGAGAATTATGGCGTTGTGCAGGAGCGGTCGGACTACACCCGCTATCTGTGGAATTCGATCATCATCGCGTTTGGTTCAACCGCGCTTGGCCTGTTGGTGGCGATCCCTGCCGCTTGGGCTATGGCCTTTGTGCCGTCCAAACGCACCAAGGATATTTTGCTTTGGATGTTGTCCACCAAAATGCTGCCTGCGGTTGGGGTGCTTTATCCCATTTACCTGCTCTTCATTGAGCTTGGCCTTCTCGACAGCCGTTTTGGTTTGGTTGTGGTTATGATGCTCATCAACCTGCCGATCATTGTCTGGATGCTCTATACTTATTTCAAGGAAATCCCGAGCGAGATCCTAGAGGCCGCGCGGATGGATGGCGCCACCTTGCGCGAGGAAATCCTGTATGTGCTGACACCAATGGCTATTCCTGGAATTGCCTCAACCATTTTGCTCAATGTCATTTTGGCGTGGAACGAGGCGTTTTGGACATTGAACCTCACAGCGGCCAATGCGGCCCCGCTGACGGCCTTCATCGCCAGTTATTCTAGTCCAGAAGGGCTGTTCTACGCGAAGCTATCGGCAGCTTCGACCATGGCGATTGCGCCCATTCTTGTGATGGGGTGGTTCAGCCAGAAACAACTTGTGCGCGGCCTGACCTTTGGCGCGGTTAAATAA
- a CDS encoding DedA family protein encodes MGGLWLLFGAAFLAASLIPAQSEAVLVGLILGQTYPVWLLVLVAGIGNVLGSCVNWGLGRVAETQADKRWFPISRANLARAQDRYQRWGWISLLASWVPIIGDPITLAAGVMREPLWRFVLVVSIAKFGRYIVLATTVLGAVHFF; translated from the coding sequence ATGGGGGGTCTGTGGCTTCTCTTTGGGGCGGCCTTCCTTGCGGCAAGCCTAATCCCTGCGCAATCTGAGGCGGTCTTGGTTGGGCTAATCCTGGGCCAGACCTATCCCGTCTGGCTGTTGGTCTTGGTCGCTGGGATTGGCAATGTTCTGGGCTCTTGTGTTAATTGGGGCTTGGGGCGCGTGGCTGAGACACAAGCCGATAAACGCTGGTTTCCGATATCCCGCGCGAATTTGGCCCGTGCGCAAGACCGCTATCAGCGTTGGGGTTGGATCAGCCTTTTGGCCTCATGGGTGCCAATTATCGGTGATCCGATTACGCTTGCCGCAGGGGTGATGCGCGAGCCTCTTTGGCGGTTTGTATTGGTTGTCAGCATCGCCAAATTTGGTCGATATATCGTTTTGGCGACCACTGTTTTGGGTGCTGTGCATTTCTTTTGA
- a CDS encoding ABC transporter ATP-binding protein produces the protein MGQITLNKVSKKFGDVEVIPPLDLDINDGEFVVFVGPSGCGKSTLLRLIAGLEDVSDGAVMIDGVNATDIAPAKRGLAMVFQSYALYPHMSVRKNIAFPLRMAGLSKSEQDARVAQAAEVLNLTDYLDRKPGQLSGGQRQRVAIGRAIVREPAAFLFDEPLSNLDAALRVGMRLEISELHKRLKTTMIYVTHDQVEAMTMADKIVVLRAGVIEQVGSPLELYQRPCNTFVAGFIGSPKMNLLGGDLATPYGAHTIGIRPEHLEISTSKGTWSGQVGVSEHLGSDTFLHVQIEGHAEPITVRISGEMDVDYGATVHLTPNPDHIHRFDAKGLRQS, from the coding sequence ATGGGACAGATCACATTAAACAAAGTGTCCAAGAAATTCGGGGATGTCGAAGTTATTCCGCCGCTAGATTTGGACATTAATGATGGCGAGTTTGTCGTCTTTGTCGGCCCATCAGGCTGCGGGAAATCCACGCTTTTGCGTTTGATCGCAGGGCTTGAGGATGTCAGCGATGGCGCGGTGATGATTGACGGGGTGAATGCAACTGACATTGCCCCAGCCAAGCGTGGTCTGGCGATGGTGTTCCAGTCTTACGCACTTTATCCGCATATGTCGGTGCGCAAGAATATCGCGTTTCCGCTGCGTATGGCGGGGCTGAGCAAATCGGAACAAGACGCCCGTGTTGCGCAAGCGGCAGAGGTGTTGAACCTAACGGATTATCTCGACCGTAAGCCAGGGCAATTATCGGGTGGTCAGCGCCAGCGCGTGGCCATTGGCCGTGCCATCGTGCGCGAGCCTGCCGCATTCTTGTTTGACGAGCCTTTGTCAAACCTAGATGCGGCGCTGCGGGTTGGGATGCGCCTTGAGATCAGCGAATTGCACAAGCGCCTGAAGACCACGATGATCTATGTGACCCATGATCAGGTCGAAGCGATGACCATGGCCGATAAGATCGTGGTCTTGCGTGCAGGCGTTATCGAACAGGTGGGCAGCCCGTTGGAGCTGTATCAGCGCCCGTGCAACACCTTTGTCGCAGGCTTTATCGGATCACCCAAGATGAACCTGTTAGGCGGTGATCTGGCTACACCTTATGGCGCCCATACGATTGGCATCCGCCCCGAGCATTTGGAAATTTCCACAAGCAAAGGCACATGGTCAGGACAGGTTGGTGTGTCTGAACATTTGGGGTCTGACACGTTTTTGCACGTTCAAATCGAGGGCCATGCCGAACCGATCACCGTGCGGATCTCGGGTGAGATGGACGTAGATTACGGCGCGACTGTGCATTTGACGCCAAACCCCGATCACATCCACCGCTTTGATGCAAAGGGGCTCCGCCAGTCATGA
- a CDS encoding VOC family protein, with product MKLEFHHINFVSEDVDRLHAFYTGVLGLDDIPIQSFPRPEATSQSGYDGKIRFATDGQMQMHLATKDLSVAFRNGEVINPVERGHIAFRTDDIAAFMALLDQHNIPYSDYGTAFAKEWHQVFFHDPEGNVIEVHQAV from the coding sequence ATGAAGCTAGAATTTCACCATATCAATTTCGTCTCCGAAGATGTGGATCGGTTGCACGCGTTCTACACGGGTGTTTTGGGGTTGGACGACATCCCAATCCAATCTTTCCCGCGCCCTGAGGCAACATCGCAAAGCGGGTATGATGGTAAAATTCGTTTTGCCACGGATGGGCAGATGCAGATGCATCTTGCCACAAAGGATTTGTCTGTCGCCTTTCGCAATGGCGAGGTGATCAACCCTGTCGAACGCGGTCATATTGCCTTTCGCACAGATGACATTGCAGCCTTTATGGCCCTGCTTGACCAACATAACATTCCTTATTCCGATTACGGCACTGCCTTTGCGAAAGAATGGCATCAGGTCTTTTTCCATGATCCCGAGGGCAATGTGATCGAGGTGCACCAAGCTGTATGA
- a CDS encoding LacI family DNA-binding transcriptional regulator — MEDRPVRNMEEFAAFCGVSRPTVSKYFHDPDSVRPATRAKIEQALEESNYRPNIFAVNQNRKLTKNIGIVLPYLADPFFAEIARRIETLVIAQGFRPILLSSHGDPQLEVGNLDALRAIKPAAVLLAPLGRASDRAALESFCADVPTVNFDANIEGIGEAFVGHNNEQATDKMVEYLTRTGEPPVFFEMRTPPNPNANKRRLAYIGAMERLGFAPQVVQAHGEGWALEEIGYNEGRRVIMERAFSSNTIFCSNDRLAIGFLAAAYELGLRVGREADCALRVAGHDNHPVARFTCPTLTTISHDYARIATKSVETMMALIESGERGDTRQVTLFDGELIMRASA; from the coding sequence ATGGAAGATCGGCCCGTGCGCAATATGGAGGAGTTTGCCGCCTTTTGCGGAGTGTCGCGTCCGACTGTGTCAAAATATTTTCACGACCCCGACAGCGTCCGCCCCGCCACCCGCGCCAAAATTGAGCAGGCGTTGGAGGAAAGCAATTATCGTCCCAATATCTTTGCGGTGAACCAGAACCGCAAACTGACGAAAAATATCGGCATTGTTTTGCCCTATCTGGCAGACCCGTTTTTTGCCGAAATCGCAAGGCGGATCGAGACATTGGTGATTGCGCAGGGGTTTCGTCCAATTTTGCTGAGCTCGCATGGCGATCCGCAGCTTGAGGTTGGCAATTTGGACGCACTACGCGCGATTAAGCCTGCGGCTGTTCTACTGGCCCCGCTTGGGCGCGCCTCTGATCGGGCGGCTTTGGAAAGCTTTTGCGCTGATGTGCCTACAGTGAATTTTGATGCCAATATTGAGGGGATCGGCGAGGCCTTTGTGGGTCACAACAACGAACAAGCAACCGATAAGATGGTCGAATATCTGACCCGCACAGGCGAGCCGCCCGTATTTTTCGAGATGCGCACGCCGCCCAACCCAAATGCGAATAAGCGCCGCTTGGCCTATATCGGCGCGATGGAGCGATTGGGGTTCGCACCACAGGTCGTGCAGGCCCATGGGGAAGGGTGGGCGCTCGAGGAGATCGGCTATAACGAAGGGCGGCGGGTGATTATGGAACGCGCCTTTTCAAGCAATACGATTTTTTGCAGTAATGACCGCTTGGCCATTGGCTTTTTGGCAGCGGCTTATGAATTGGGTTTGCGCGTGGGGCGCGAGGCGGATTGCGCGCTGCGGGTGGCGGGGCATGACAACCACCCCGTGGCGCGGTTTACCTGCCCGACCTTGACCACGATCTCGCATGATTATGCGCGCATTGCCACGAAAAGCGTTGAGACAATGATGGCTTTGATCGAGTCGGGCGAACGCGGCGATACCCGACAAGTGACGCTGTTTGATGGCGAGTTGATTATGCGCGCTTCGGCATAA